From Luteococcus japonicus, one genomic window encodes:
- the recN gene encoding DNA repair protein RecN gives MLTDLRIEGLGVIAESTIEFHPGMTAVTGETGAGKTMVVSSLGLLMGTRADSGVVRRGSRRALVEGRFTNTEHVAARVDEAGGSVEDDELLLARQVSSAGRSRAFIGGAQGPVATLADVAGELATIHGQSEQIRLGTSERQREVLDRFCGPAHAKALTAYRADFERRHALAAELDELVTRGQERAREQDLLRFGLEEIAAVDPQPGEDTALDAEASRLQAVDDLRRMAETAATNLSGSVDGFDDAPGAVGLFGQARKAMEQAEGLDPAAATIAQQLREAGFLLQEAAAQVSGYLADLDADPLRLEAIAERRSALAGLTRKYGTTIDEVLDWSRSSAERLTALSGSEERIDELRGELALLDGSLASQAGKLTATRTAAGARLSEAVQGELAALAMPHARLGFDLKPLPHLSAHGAEQVQITFAANPGLAAAPLGKVASGGELSRVRLALEVVLADADAGEAPGVHTCVFDEVDAGVGGAVAVEIGRRLAMLAKHCQVIVVTHLAQVAAFADAHLVVSKSTNGEVTVSDLKQVTGEERLAELARMMGGIGSSDSSLAHARELMEAAGQA, from the coding sequence ATGCTGACCGACCTGCGCATCGAGGGCCTGGGCGTCATTGCCGAGAGCACCATCGAGTTCCACCCCGGCATGACCGCGGTCACCGGCGAGACCGGTGCCGGCAAGACCATGGTGGTCAGCAGCCTCGGCCTGCTGATGGGTACCCGTGCCGACTCCGGCGTGGTGCGACGTGGTTCGCGCCGCGCACTCGTCGAAGGGCGCTTCACCAATACCGAGCATGTTGCGGCGCGCGTCGACGAGGCCGGTGGAAGCGTGGAGGACGACGAGCTGCTCCTGGCCCGCCAGGTCAGCTCCGCCGGACGGTCCCGGGCCTTCATCGGTGGCGCCCAGGGGCCCGTCGCCACCCTCGCGGATGTGGCCGGCGAACTCGCCACCATCCATGGCCAGTCGGAGCAGATCCGCCTGGGCACCAGCGAACGCCAACGAGAGGTGCTGGACCGCTTCTGCGGCCCCGCACACGCCAAGGCGCTGACGGCCTACCGCGCTGACTTCGAACGTCGCCATGCGCTGGCCGCCGAGCTGGACGAGCTGGTGACCCGGGGACAGGAACGCGCTCGGGAACAGGACCTGCTGCGCTTCGGTCTGGAGGAGATCGCCGCCGTCGACCCACAGCCAGGGGAGGACACGGCCCTTGATGCCGAGGCGAGCCGGCTCCAGGCCGTCGACGACCTGCGCCGGATGGCGGAGACGGCCGCGACGAACCTGAGCGGCTCGGTCGACGGCTTCGACGACGCTCCCGGCGCGGTCGGGCTCTTCGGACAGGCGCGCAAGGCGATGGAGCAGGCGGAGGGCTTGGACCCGGCCGCCGCCACCATCGCCCAGCAACTCCGGGAGGCCGGCTTCCTGCTCCAGGAGGCCGCCGCCCAGGTCTCCGGCTACCTCGCCGACCTCGATGCCGACCCCTTGCGACTGGAGGCCATCGCCGAGCGCCGTTCCGCGCTGGCCGGCCTCACTCGCAAGTACGGCACCACCATCGACGAGGTGCTCGACTGGTCCCGCAGCTCCGCCGAAAGACTCACGGCCCTGTCCGGTTCCGAGGAACGCATCGACGAGCTGCGCGGTGAACTCGCCCTGCTCGACGGCTCCCTCGCCAGCCAGGCCGGCAAACTGACCGCCACCCGCACCGCGGCAGGGGCGCGGCTGTCCGAGGCCGTGCAGGGCGAGCTCGCCGCCCTGGCCATGCCGCACGCGCGCCTGGGCTTCGATCTCAAGCCGCTGCCACATCTGTCCGCACACGGGGCGGAACAGGTGCAGATCACCTTCGCCGCCAATCCGGGCCTGGCCGCGGCCCCGCTGGGGAAGGTGGCCTCCGGTGGCGAGCTCTCCCGCGTGCGGCTCGCCCTCGAGGTGGTGCTGGCGGATGCGGATGCCGGCGAGGCCCCGGGCGTCCACACCTGCGTCTTCGACGAGGTGGACGCCGGCGTCGGCGGGGCCGTGGCCGTGGAGATCGGCCGTCGGCTGGCGATGCTGGCCAAGCACTGCCAGGTGATCGTCGTGACCCACCTGGCACAGGTCGCCGCCTTTGCCGATGCCCATCTGGTGGTCAGCAAGTCCACCAATGGAGAAGTCACCGTGAGTGACCTGAAGCAGGTCACCGGCGAGGAGAGGCTGGCGGAACTGGCCCGGATGATGGGCGGGATCGGCTCCAGCGACTCCTCCCTGGCCCACGCCCGGGAACTGATGGAGGCAGCCGGTCAGGCCTGA
- a CDS encoding ABC transporter substrate-binding protein: protein MNTAFTRRNLLALTGATGLVTLAGCGDKQSAAPESPAASGVGQGTFPVSIKHALGTATIEKAPTKVVTIGQGAAEAAIALGAFPVGTETYTWGADKDGHLPWVREAFEKAGKALPKTFAGGEQLDVETIATLEPDLVLAPWSGLTQKQYDLLAEMCPVVAYEKTPWTTTWEKEITTVATALGRPADGEKVITDLKKTLSDAAAEHPDWKGTTFSYIYTQGQGTLGVYLPTEQRVAMISSLGLTPDPATASIKAKDGSDWALIGLENADKLDKSELIFTWYMDTATKKQVLSQPLYASIPAIKRDTVVTSEDPQLITAMSMINPLTVPWALPKITPLIDAAVKKLGK from the coding sequence ATGAACACCGCCTTCACCCGCCGCAACCTGCTGGCCCTGACCGGGGCGACCGGCCTCGTCACGCTGGCCGGCTGTGGGGACAAACAGTCCGCCGCCCCCGAGAGCCCCGCCGCCTCCGGCGTCGGTCAAGGCACCTTCCCGGTGAGCATCAAGCACGCCCTGGGGACCGCGACGATCGAGAAGGCACCCACCAAGGTCGTCACCATCGGCCAGGGCGCCGCAGAGGCCGCCATCGCCCTGGGTGCCTTCCCCGTCGGTACGGAGACCTACACCTGGGGTGCGGACAAGGACGGTCACCTCCCCTGGGTCCGCGAGGCCTTCGAGAAGGCCGGCAAGGCACTGCCCAAGACCTTCGCGGGCGGCGAGCAGCTGGACGTCGAGACCATCGCGACGCTGGAACCAGATCTCGTGCTCGCCCCGTGGAGCGGTCTGACGCAGAAGCAGTACGACCTGCTGGCCGAGATGTGCCCCGTCGTCGCCTACGAGAAGACGCCGTGGACGACCACGTGGGAGAAGGAGATCACCACCGTCGCCACCGCCCTGGGCCGGCCGGCCGATGGTGAGAAGGTCATCACGGACCTCAAAAAGACCCTGTCCGATGCGGCGGCCGAGCACCCGGACTGGAAGGGCACCACCTTCAGCTACATCTACACCCAGGGCCAGGGCACGCTGGGCGTCTACCTGCCCACCGAGCAGCGGGTCGCCATGATCAGCTCGCTAGGCCTGACGCCGGACCCCGCCACCGCCTCCATCAAGGCCAAGGACGGCTCCGACTGGGCCCTGATCGGCCTGGAGAATGCCGACAAGCTCGACAAGTCCGAACTCATCTTCACCTGGTACATGGACACCGCCACCAAGAAGCAGGTGCTCTCCCAGCCCCTGTACGCCTCCATCCCCGCCATCAAGCGCGACACCGTGGTGACCTCCGAGGACCCGCAGCTGATCACCGCGATGAGCATGATCAACCCGCTGACCGTGCCGTGGGCACTGCCGAAGATCACCCCCCTGATCGATGCCGCGGTGAAGAAGCTCGGCAAGTGA
- a CDS encoding FecCD family ABC transporter permease yields the protein MTRRLTGVPIALLALGALPVAVLLSLTLGSRAVGLDTLWQASRGVGDEHVRAVLATRIPRTLCGLLAGSALAVSGAAVQVATRNPLGDPGVLGLTSGAASGIVLVTTSATLAPLGLVGGAFCGALLATVAVLALGSLGRGPDATRLLLAGAVVTAVAMALSQSLALRDQGAFDALRFWSAGSLSAGAALTPPVLVTAALGALLLAGTSRGLDALALGDDAATALGQRPGLVRGLTFLAVALLTSAATAVTGPIAFVGLAVPHIARAVAGSSARALLACCLVLGPAVLLVADVLGRLVARPSEVPVGVVTGLLGAPLLLTVVRRARGSL from the coding sequence GTGACCCGACGCCTCACCGGCGTCCCCATCGCCCTGCTTGCCCTCGGGGCACTGCCGGTCGCCGTGCTGCTCAGCCTCACGCTGGGCAGCCGCGCGGTAGGTCTCGACACACTGTGGCAGGCCTCCCGCGGCGTGGGCGACGAGCACGTCCGCGCGGTGCTGGCGACACGGATCCCCCGAACCCTGTGCGGGCTTCTGGCGGGTTCGGCGCTGGCCGTCTCCGGTGCGGCCGTCCAGGTGGCAACCCGCAACCCGTTGGGGGATCCGGGCGTGCTGGGCCTGACCAGCGGCGCGGCGTCCGGCATCGTGCTGGTGACCACCTCGGCCACGCTGGCCCCGCTCGGGCTGGTGGGCGGCGCCTTCTGCGGTGCGCTGCTGGCCACCGTCGCGGTGCTGGCGCTGGGCAGCCTGGGCCGCGGCCCCGACGCCACCCGTCTGCTGCTGGCCGGGGCCGTGGTCACTGCCGTGGCGATGGCCCTCTCCCAGTCGCTGGCGCTCCGCGACCAGGGCGCCTTCGACGCGCTGCGCTTCTGGTCGGCCGGCTCCCTGTCCGCCGGCGCCGCTCTGACCCCGCCGGTGCTGGTCACCGCGGCGCTGGGCGCCCTGTTGCTGGCGGGCACCAGCCGTGGTCTGGATGCGCTGGCCCTGGGTGATGACGCCGCCACAGCTCTGGGCCAACGACCCGGACTGGTGCGCGGCCTGACCTTCCTGGCCGTCGCCCTGCTCACCTCCGCCGCGACGGCCGTCACCGGTCCCATCGCCTTCGTCGGGCTCGCGGTCCCGCACATCGCCCGCGCGGTTGCCGGATCCAGCGCCCGCGCCCTGTTGGCCTGCTGTCTCGTCCTGGGGCCGGCGGTGCTGCTGGTGGCCGACGTGCTGGGCCGCCTGGTCGCCCGCCCCTCCGAGGTTCCCGTGGGCGTCGTGACCGGGCTGCTGGGCGCGCCCCTGCTGCTGACCGTCGTGCGACGCGCGAGGGGGTCCCTGTGA
- a CDS encoding ATP-dependent DNA ligase has product MQLPLDLPIAPMLAKAVADIPAPDRVAGGWTYEPKWDGFRCIVCRDGDEVELLSRSKKPLTRYFPEVVELVRSHLPERCILDGELVVRMGEPGAQKLDWESISARIHPAASRIVRLSAETPAELVCFDLLALDDEDLTGLGYMERRARLEELFGTFHSPAIHLTRATSDEQEARAWFEHFEGAGLDGVIAKRNDGPYEQNKRSMLKVKHKRTAEAIVVGYRVHKSGQGVGSLLLGMVDEQGEVVGVGGIGAFSNEMRLALVEQLDPFVLRNADGTVQAATKERSRFTSAADAAFVPVEPQLVVEVAFDQLEGRRFRHAVTLLRFRPDRDPSSCLLEQVERPITYDLSDVLGS; this is encoded by the coding sequence ATGCAGCTCCCCCTGGACCTCCCGATCGCCCCGATGCTGGCGAAGGCCGTCGCGGACATCCCGGCCCCGGACAGGGTCGCGGGCGGATGGACCTATGAACCGAAGTGGGATGGCTTCCGGTGCATCGTCTGCCGCGACGGCGACGAGGTGGAGCTGTTGAGCCGCTCCAAGAAGCCGCTGACCCGCTACTTCCCGGAGGTCGTCGAGCTGGTCCGCTCCCACCTGCCCGAACGCTGCATCCTCGACGGGGAACTGGTGGTCCGCATGGGCGAGCCGGGAGCGCAGAAGCTGGACTGGGAGTCCATCAGTGCCCGAATCCATCCTGCGGCGTCCCGGATTGTCAGGCTGAGCGCCGAGACCCCGGCGGAGCTGGTCTGCTTCGACCTGCTGGCCCTCGACGACGAGGACCTCACCGGCCTTGGCTACATGGAACGCCGAGCCCGCCTCGAAGAGCTCTTCGGAACCTTCCACTCCCCTGCCATCCACCTCACCCGCGCCACCTCCGACGAGCAGGAGGCCCGCGCCTGGTTTGAGCACTTCGAGGGGGCCGGCCTGGACGGTGTGATCGCCAAGCGCAATGACGGCCCCTACGAGCAGAACAAGCGCAGCATGCTCAAGGTGAAGCACAAGCGCACTGCCGAGGCGATCGTCGTCGGGTATCGCGTACACAAGTCCGGGCAGGGTGTCGGTTCGCTGCTGCTGGGCATGGTCGACGAGCAGGGCGAGGTCGTCGGTGTCGGCGGCATCGGCGCCTTCAGCAATGAGATGAGGCTGGCACTGGTGGAGCAGTTGGACCCGTTCGTGCTGCGCAATGCCGACGGCACGGTGCAGGCGGCCACCAAGGAGCGCAGTCGCTTCACCAGCGCGGCGGACGCGGCCTTCGTGCCCGTCGAACCGCAGCTGGTGGTGGAAGTCGCCTTCGACCAGCTGGAGGGGCGACGTTTTCGTCATGCCGTGACCCTGTTGCGCTTCCGGCCTGACCGCGACCCGTCGAGCTGCCTGCTGGAGCAGGTGGAGCGCCCCATCACCTACGACCTGTCCGACGTCTTGGGAAGCTGA
- a CDS encoding NAD kinase yields the protein MNGDRAVAVLLHPSRPDALDAAVGFIAGIAERGFTAHVLAEAYDDVSSRVAQQDIEVGLLGARNPGLELVVVFGGDGSILRGAEQALPWDVPLLGVNLGHVGFLAELEASEIDDLVDRVDSRAYEVEKRLTLAVEVHDPSGHLVWESFAVNEVSVEKIARERMLEVLAIVDDQPLSRWGCDGILVSTPTGSTAYAFSSGGPVMWPDVEAIELVPLSAHALFARPAVLSPKSTVDLVVSSERNIPAVVWADGARTVDAGPGSRVRLRRGAHDLLIARLRPQPFTTRLVKKFGLPVEGFRGRG from the coding sequence ATGAACGGTGACCGGGCAGTGGCTGTGCTGCTGCACCCGTCACGTCCGGACGCGCTCGATGCCGCCGTCGGATTCATCGCCGGCATCGCCGAACGCGGCTTCACCGCGCACGTGCTGGCCGAGGCCTACGACGACGTGAGCTCCCGCGTGGCCCAGCAGGACATCGAGGTCGGGCTGCTGGGGGCACGAAACCCCGGGCTCGAACTGGTCGTCGTCTTCGGTGGAGACGGCTCCATCCTGCGTGGCGCGGAGCAGGCCCTGCCCTGGGACGTCCCGCTGCTGGGCGTGAACCTGGGCCACGTCGGCTTCCTGGCCGAACTGGAGGCCTCGGAGATCGATGACCTGGTGGACAGGGTGGATTCCCGCGCCTACGAGGTGGAGAAGCGCCTGACCCTTGCCGTCGAGGTCCACGACCCCTCCGGACATCTGGTCTGGGAATCCTTCGCCGTCAATGAGGTGTCGGTGGAGAAGATCGCCCGCGAACGCATGCTGGAGGTGCTGGCCATCGTCGATGACCAGCCGCTGTCCCGCTGGGGTTGCGACGGCATCCTGGTCTCCACCCCCACCGGCTCCACCGCCTACGCCTTCTCCTCGGGCGGGCCTGTCATGTGGCCGGACGTCGAGGCCATCGAACTGGTTCCGCTGTCTGCCCATGCCCTTTTCGCCCGCCCGGCCGTGCTGAGCCCGAAGTCCACGGTGGACCTGGTCGTCTCCAGCGAACGCAACATTCCCGCCGTCGTGTGGGCCGATGGGGCACGCACCGTCGACGCCGGCCCGGGGAGCCGGGTGAGGCTCCGCCGCGGCGCCCACGACCTGCTGATCGCCAGATTGCGTCCGCAGCCCTTCACCACTCGCCTGGTGAAGAAGTTCGGCCTGCCGGTCGAGGGCTTCCGAGGACGCGGCTGA
- a CDS encoding TlyA family RNA methyltransferase yields MAEGNRLDVEMVERGLARSRSLARKLVEDGLVSIGTKQANKASQLVPPGARITLTEHVQWASRAAFKLLGALDSLGWEKVPQRVLDAGASTGGFTEVLLSRGALQVYAVDVGHGQLVDTLRQDPRVTVREGLNLRDLTLADLDGRPVDLVVCDVSFISLKLLLEPLFGAVAPKGKALLMVKPQFEVGRKNLTSTGVVREEAMRLRAVDEVVEHAAGLGWRAVWREASQLPGPAGNVEYFVCFERA; encoded by the coding sequence ATGGCTGAAGGAAACCGGCTCGACGTCGAGATGGTCGAGCGAGGGCTGGCGAGAAGTCGCAGCCTGGCTCGCAAACTCGTCGAGGACGGGCTGGTCTCGATCGGGACGAAGCAGGCCAACAAGGCCTCCCAGCTGGTGCCACCGGGAGCGCGCATCACGCTCACCGAGCACGTGCAGTGGGCCTCCCGAGCCGCCTTCAAGCTGCTCGGCGCCCTCGACTCGCTGGGTTGGGAGAAGGTGCCGCAACGTGTGCTCGACGCGGGTGCCAGCACCGGCGGTTTCACCGAGGTGCTGCTCAGCCGTGGCGCGCTGCAGGTCTATGCCGTCGACGTCGGCCACGGACAACTCGTCGACACGCTGCGCCAGGACCCGCGTGTAACGGTCCGGGAGGGTCTGAACCTGCGCGACCTCACGCTCGCCGACCTCGACGGCCGCCCCGTGGACCTGGTGGTGTGCGACGTCTCCTTCATCAGCCTCAAGTTGTTGCTGGAACCGCTCTTCGGGGCCGTCGCGCCGAAGGGCAAGGCACTGCTGATGGTCAAGCCCCAGTTCGAGGTGGGCCGCAAGAACCTCACCTCCACCGGAGTGGTGCGCGAGGAGGCGATGCGCCTGCGAGCGGTCGACGAGGTCGTGGAGCATGCCGCCGGGTTGGGCTGGCGTGCCGTCTGGCGCGAGGCCAGCCAATTGCCGGGGCCAGCAGGCAATGTCGAGTACTTCGTCTGCTTCGAACGCGCTTGA
- a CDS encoding ABC transporter ATP-binding protein, with protein MKPAPTITITDATVRFGDHAAVNGLSASIPPGSFTAVIGPNGCGKSTLLRSLCHLRPLDEGRITVDGRAVDDWGRRELAQQMSLLPQQTIAPPGLSVAELVARGRHPYHSMLRTRAPGDSQAIDRAVERAQVGHLLERRVSELSGGQRQRVWLAMVLAQDTPVVLLDEPTTYLDLAAQYHLLDVCADLVDEGRTVVAVLHDLPQAVAYADHVLMMKQGLLVADGGPREVVTEEHVAEVYGIRCRVDLDDPRAPVVAPLSRAERQA; from the coding sequence GTGAAGCCCGCGCCAACCATCACCATCACCGATGCCACCGTGCGTTTCGGGGACCACGCCGCCGTCAACGGCCTGTCCGCAAGCATTCCGCCGGGCTCGTTCACCGCGGTGATCGGCCCCAATGGCTGCGGCAAGTCCACGCTGCTGCGCTCCCTGTGTCACCTGCGTCCCCTCGACGAGGGCCGCATCACCGTCGACGGTCGTGCCGTCGACGACTGGGGGCGACGCGAGCTCGCCCAGCAGATGAGCCTGCTGCCCCAGCAGACCATCGCGCCGCCGGGCCTGAGCGTCGCCGAGCTGGTGGCCCGTGGCCGTCACCCGTACCACTCGATGCTGCGCACCCGCGCCCCCGGTGACTCCCAGGCCATTGACCGGGCCGTCGAACGCGCCCAGGTCGGCCACCTCCTGGAGCGCCGTGTCTCCGAGTTGTCCGGCGGCCAGCGCCAGCGGGTCTGGCTCGCGATGGTGCTGGCCCAGGACACCCCCGTCGTACTGCTCGACGAACCCACCACCTACCTCGATCTGGCCGCCCAGTACCACCTGCTGGACGTGTGCGCGGACCTGGTGGACGAGGGCCGCACCGTCGTCGCCGTCCTGCACGACCTGCCGCAGGCCGTCGCCTATGCCGACCATGTCCTGATGATGAAGCAGGGCCTGCTTGTCGCGGATGGCGGCCCCCGCGAGGTGGTCACCGAAGAGCACGTCGCCGAGGTCTACGGCATCCGCTGCCGGGTGGACCTGGATGATCCTCGGGCGCCGGTGGTCGCTCCCCTGTCCCGCGCCGAGCGTCAGGCCTGA
- a CDS encoding iron chelate uptake ABC transporter family permease subunit — MTSPRRLLAVLALTTAVLVTCSITLAWGQLGIPVARQPQALLDLLDGGGSFALRRLRGPRLATGLGVGAALGLAGALFQRSTANPLVTPDVVGITAAAGAGTALATHLHAPLLVGSLGGALLGALLVSWVTTTGFRNPGAVIVAGIGVAAGATAITQLVLVWSRQAEALALASALTGSLNSRAWSDAMLVWAVLVPGCLLALALRTDLDLVALGDDAAHGLGSRPTTVRAGSLVLGIALTAAAVAVAGPITFVALTTPHIARWLTGRPAMGTAALVGALEVCTADLAVAHWTPLSALPVGVVTALVGGIFLGLLLISQFRKGAL, encoded by the coding sequence GTGACCAGCCCACGACGTCTGCTGGCCGTCCTGGCCCTGACGACGGCGGTACTGGTCACCTGCAGCATCACGCTCGCCTGGGGCCAACTCGGCATTCCTGTCGCCCGCCAGCCCCAGGCCTTGCTGGACCTGCTCGACGGCGGCGGCAGCTTCGCCCTGCGGCGGCTGCGCGGACCCCGGCTGGCGACGGGTCTCGGCGTCGGCGCGGCCCTCGGCCTGGCCGGAGCACTCTTCCAGCGCTCCACCGCGAATCCCCTGGTCACCCCCGATGTCGTCGGCATCACCGCCGCGGCCGGTGCGGGGACCGCACTGGCAACCCACCTCCATGCCCCGCTGCTGGTCGGTTCCCTGGGAGGCGCGCTGCTGGGTGCGCTGCTCGTCTCCTGGGTGACCACGACGGGTTTCCGCAACCCGGGCGCCGTGATCGTCGCCGGGATCGGCGTGGCCGCAGGGGCGACGGCCATCACCCAGTTGGTGCTGGTCTGGTCCCGGCAGGCCGAGGCCCTGGCCCTGGCCTCCGCACTGACCGGCTCATTGAACTCACGCGCCTGGTCCGACGCCATGCTGGTCTGGGCTGTGCTTGTCCCGGGCTGCCTCCTCGCCCTGGCACTGCGCACGGACCTGGATCTGGTCGCGCTGGGCGATGACGCCGCCCATGGCCTGGGTTCCCGCCCCACCACCGTTCGGGCCGGCTCCCTCGTGCTCGGCATCGCCCTGACCGCCGCCGCGGTGGCGGTCGCCGGGCCCATCACCTTCGTCGCCCTCACCACCCCGCACATCGCCCGCTGGTTGACCGGCCGTCCCGCCATGGGAACCGCGGCCCTGGTCGGTGCGCTCGAGGTGTGCACCGCGGACCTGGCCGTCGCCCACTGGACCCCGCTGTCGGCCCTGCCGGTCGGGGTCGTGACGGCCCTGGTCGGCGGCATCTTCCTGGGCCTCCTGCTTATCTCCCAGTTCCGAAAGGGGGCGCTGTGA
- a CDS encoding CTP synthase, with protein MGNNKRTKHLFVTGGVVSSLGKGLTASSLGSLLVARGLTVTMQKLDPYLNVDPGTMNPFQHGEVFITEDGAETDLDIGHYERFLDRNLSAEANVTTGKVYSSVIARERRGDYLGDTVQVIPHITNEIKDEMLAMEGDDIDVVIHEIGGTVGDIESQPFLESARQVRHEIGRENVFFLHVSLVPYLGPSGEMKTKPTQHSVAMLRQVGIQPDAIVCRAALPLAEGIKSKIALMCDVDDQAVVSCIDASSIYEIPRVLHSEGLDAYVVQRLGLSFRDVDWTTWDGLLERVRHPRHEVTVALVGKYVDLPDAYLSVTEALRAGGFAHWAKVNVKWVASDGCETEQGAEQQLAGADAICVPGGFGVRGVEGKLGAIKYAREHGVPILGLCLGFQCMVIEAARDLAGIPDADSSEFTPQTAHPVISTMAEQQDIVDGGGDLGGTMRLGSYPAELAEGSVVAELYDATEVTERHRHRYEVNNAYRAQLEEAGLVFSGVSPDGQLVEFVELPREVHPFFVATQAHPELKSRPTRPHPLFAGLIEAAVARKVGA; from the coding sequence GTGGGTAACAACAAACGGACCAAGCATCTCTTCGTCACCGGAGGCGTCGTCTCCTCGCTCGGGAAGGGCCTGACGGCATCAAGCCTCGGCAGCCTCCTCGTCGCTCGTGGCCTCACGGTCACCATGCAGAAGCTCGACCCGTACCTCAACGTGGACCCGGGCACCATGAATCCCTTCCAGCACGGCGAGGTCTTCATCACCGAGGATGGTGCGGAGACGGACCTGGACATCGGCCACTACGAGCGCTTTCTGGACCGCAACCTGTCCGCCGAGGCCAATGTGACCACCGGCAAGGTCTACTCATCGGTCATCGCCCGCGAACGCCGCGGCGACTACCTCGGTGACACCGTGCAGGTCATCCCGCACATCACCAACGAGATCAAGGACGAGATGCTCGCCATGGAGGGCGACGACATCGACGTCGTGATCCACGAGATCGGCGGCACCGTCGGAGACATCGAGTCCCAGCCCTTCCTGGAGTCCGCCCGTCAGGTGCGCCACGAGATCGGCCGGGAGAATGTCTTCTTCCTGCACGTCTCCCTGGTGCCCTACCTCGGCCCGTCGGGCGAGATGAAGACCAAGCCCACCCAGCACTCCGTCGCCATGTTGCGCCAGGTGGGCATCCAGCCCGACGCCATCGTCTGTCGGGCCGCCCTGCCGCTGGCCGAGGGCATCAAGTCCAAGATCGCCCTGATGTGCGATGTGGACGACCAGGCCGTGGTGAGCTGCATCGATGCCTCCAGCATCTACGAGATCCCGCGTGTGCTGCACAGTGAGGGTCTTGACGCCTACGTGGTGCAGCGTCTGGGCCTCAGCTTCCGCGACGTGGACTGGACCACCTGGGACGGCCTGCTCGAGCGGGTGCGGCATCCCAGGCACGAGGTCACCGTCGCCCTGGTGGGCAAGTACGTGGACCTGCCCGACGCCTACCTCAGCGTCACCGAGGCACTGCGCGCCGGAGGCTTCGCCCACTGGGCCAAGGTCAACGTCAAGTGGGTGGCCAGCGATGGCTGTGAGACCGAACAGGGTGCCGAACAGCAGCTGGCTGGCGCGGACGCCATCTGCGTCCCGGGAGGCTTCGGGGTCCGTGGCGTCGAGGGAAAGCTGGGCGCCATCAAGTACGCCCGCGAGCACGGGGTGCCCATCCTGGGGCTGTGTCTTGGCTTCCAGTGCATGGTGATCGAGGCAGCCCGGGACCTGGCGGGCATTCCCGACGCGGACTCCAGCGAGTTCACGCCGCAGACCGCCCATCCGGTGATCAGCACCATGGCAGAGCAGCAGGACATCGTCGATGGCGGGGGAGACCTCGGCGGCACCATGCGCCTGGGCTCCTACCCGGCCGAACTGGCCGAGGGCTCCGTCGTGGCCGAGCTGTACGACGCCACCGAGGTGACCGAGCGGCACCGGCACCGCTACGAGGTCAACAATGCCTACCGGGCGCAGCTGGAGGAGGCCGGGCTGGTCTTCAGCGGCGTCTCGCCCGACGGCCAGCTCGTCGAGTTCGTCGAGCTGCCCCGCGAGGTGCACCCCTTCTTCGTCGCCACCCAGGCCCATCCCGAACTGAAGTCGCGTCCCACCCGCCCGCACCCCTTGTTCGCGGGCTTGATCGAGGCGGCGGTGGCGAGGAAGGTGGGGGCATGA
- a CDS encoding siderophore-interacting protein — protein MSTPYESLDATVVAVVDLTPSIRRVTFRGPELARVHPRCLDRRIKLVLPRHAQDGLGDVPRGGDWYPRWQELDDRPPLRTYTARQVRPELGEVDVDMVRHGTIGPAGRWIENATPGDRLLLVVPIAGVDGGNEVGIAWHPGQARELLIAGDATAAPAIANILASLPPDATGTALLELPTSQDRYPLEVPDGITLRLLPCDGAAPGSRLEEALQGLAWPPECPLPTRQTPDEETIPDAQVWHEAEPDATTQHYAWLAGESSAITRIRRHLVQNRGCPRQCISFMGYWRAGRAES, from the coding sequence GTGTCCACGCCCTATGAGTCCCTCGACGCCACTGTGGTGGCCGTGGTGGACCTCACCCCGAGCATCCGCCGCGTGACCTTCCGCGGCCCGGAGCTGGCCCGCGTGCACCCCCGTTGCCTCGACCGTCGGATCAAGCTCGTCCTGCCCCGGCACGCCCAGGACGGGCTGGGCGACGTCCCGAGGGGCGGGGACTGGTACCCACGCTGGCAGGAGCTGGACGACCGCCCGCCGCTGCGCACCTACACCGCGCGCCAGGTCCGTCCCGAGCTCGGAGAGGTCGACGTCGACATGGTCCGCCACGGCACCATCGGCCCGGCCGGACGCTGGATCGAGAACGCGACCCCGGGCGACCGCCTGCTCCTGGTCGTCCCCATCGCAGGGGTGGACGGCGGCAACGAGGTGGGGATCGCCTGGCACCCCGGCCAGGCGCGGGAGCTGCTGATCGCGGGCGACGCGACCGCCGCGCCGGCCATCGCCAACATCCTGGCCTCGCTACCCCCGGACGCAACCGGGACCGCCCTGCTGGAACTGCCGACCAGTCAGGACCGCTACCCGCTGGAAGTCCCCGACGGGATCACCCTGCGCCTCCTGCCCTGCGACGGGGCCGCACCCGGAAGTCGCCTCGAAGAAGCCCTCCAGGGCTTGGCCTGGCCGCCGGAGTGTCCGCTGCCGACCCGCCAGACACCCGACGAGGAGACCATCCCCGACGCCCAGGTCTGGCACGAGGCCGAACCCGACGCAACCACCCAGCACTATGCCTGGCTCGCCGGTGAGAGCTCTGCCATCACCCGGATCCGGCGCCACCTGGTCCAGAACCGTGGTTGTCCCCGCCAGTGCATCAGCTTCATGGGCTACTGGCGCGCCGGCCGCGCCGAGTCCTGA